From the genome of Anopheles moucheti chromosome 3, idAnoMoucSN_F20_07, whole genome shotgun sequence, one region includes:
- the LOC128301890 gene encoding uncharacterized protein LOC128301890 isoform X1: protein MKPSLCYTYCTLLLVSLVSSCTLFIIVASETLKPTADDQLQQHGAGSHEAVNGNHQSQPSFAADSHTNRVDKGSNAFPHKRVISSGIESSPGRVRTKVSSQDGFDRKDPQGKNAQTGMRPLKRPSQGKSSRNTPKKDILTEKPNQLQQQDEPPDLKDVIFLDTISKNVGVTNSGLQDIPGPPSIITLVDNQHHELNNIESKLEENLEATLKNLSHNNVHTVQTTVPLHDEVDSQQLVGASIRTLEEQSNGTIEAQELTTIPPKANEPPLLAMIPTKDPDDAATGSIPPSGDSSSVQEATDDAKLAADAGTAAVLPPKQLEVNLTEENPMPVFSEWAQKQMAEAEKKLGEVVNASAMKKGIKPAGSKSGGGAMKLRAKNYAAPECGAKIIASNPEAQSTGSVLTAPKDEYLLNPCTSKIWFVVELCEPVQAERIEVANFELFSSSPKEFTVSVSNRFPTRDWANVGQFTAKDERDVQSFQLHPHLFGKFVRVEILSHYNQEHFCPVSLFRVYGTSEFEAFETDNTPLLPDDDDDDDEIVLGNGVGSKVLIQPGEAGVTEGGAVLDEENASTPQGGYQHEEGSLEKLGNDALVGRRGGKNPNNILKSAGEVVMNMVKKAAEALGKSGNDSNDSSIGGVTTERTPSGGSISVTTVPTSLPVASASSCVTLAYTIRCVNCTDHFRARLESLMNCKHNLLTSLLEVARIERSFDSAQHFLCANVLGFNLPRSIQGEGLGTGEMSPTACMNMRYSVLNLLPDELVAGLCNLVAFDLNLILKSHRNSMQGMEMVEGSEDQVQENDKNSFEHTRGIDVTKNIPTQQHEEHTSTSGKLVKDINHIPKTVENGNKPDQQGQDIANEEKEAVTPGEEERDQALSENSSQEDVNMFNIATEPSVSTTPEPSREETSHTMDGSKDQEQYQHQHHQEHREKEDFANNHHWETLDDGILGVGGHHPSEITGTGPSGNGGFTTGPAAITAPSGMGTGQQKVQPESVFLRLSNRIKALERNMSLSGQYLEELSRRYRKQVEELQHSYAKTLHEIQEQNQRMAESEMKLREVNERLRQDLVEFQATATDWRNIALAVLAFIVLMLFILVALVCSVAKSVSRLANGHTVDKQQQPAPLPQSVIDRELAQVGSDVKPIRGRMLRRKSIDGMPMGGIDVTGSTISSTSGIIIATAESSTVATSMSPARLRKKRPSEEALNISGTYVNLLIDDEQPVIEPVALERKKSKHKHRKVSAPSMMAGSATTPYRSGFSHHEPAKRSVSMIEPQEQQRWRITPMNGSSERQQTPERENSGRIDELPYLEDNDEFIIPTASDLSYDEYVPGSNASAVEAALTPNDMERPGNGTPNRNGSVPPQLLANGGDATDGLEPKANLTKSARRLSSPAFFKSSLLRSSLGSKKRSSKKSVNGNSSNNTSSNSSSSNSSNTSSGSNNSSAVKELGAGDAGLGESVRATPQDSWYRWWSSEQSKVLSSSTPSSSQEVGATPDGKQQPQRQKIEKAKSASPSDGGSKQLEQEPVKLSVSFNGDLPSNGVAATSGNGGALERKSSRGSIRRLFRKVF from the exons ATGAAACCTAGCTTATGCTATACCTACTGCACGCTGTTACTGGTATCGCTTGTTTCCAG TTGCACGCTGTTCATCATAGTTGCTTCAGAAACACTGAAACCAACTGCAGACgatcagctgcagcagcacggTGCCGGATCACATGAAGCAGTAAATGGTAACCACCAGTCACAACCGTCCTTCGCTGCTGATTCTCACACAAACCGGGTAGACAAAGGATCGAATGCGTTCCCTCACAAGCGGGTCATTTCCAGTGGAATCGAATCATCTCCAGGGCGTGTACGGACTAAAGTGAGTTCACAAGATGGATTCGACCGGAAAGATCCACAAGGGAAGAATGCCCAGACTGGTATGCGACCACTTAAAAGGCCATCCCAGGGCAAATCGAGTAGGAACACGCCCAAGAAAGATATTCTGACGGAAAAGCCAAACcaactgcagcagcaggaTGAACCACCGGATCTTAAGGATGTGATCTTTTTGGATACCATTTCCAAAAATGTTGGAGTCACCAATAGTGG GTTACAAGACATTCCAGGACCACCATCGATAATAACGCTGGTGGACAATCAGCATCATGAGCTGAACAATATCGAAAGCAAGTTGGAGGAGAATTTGGAGGCAACACTGAAAAATTTATCGCACAAcaatgtacataccgtgcaAACAACCGTTCCGTTGCACGATGAAGTCGATTCTCAGCAGTTGGTTGGTGCTTCAATCAGAACCCTGGAAGAGCAAAGTAATGGTACGATCGAAGCACAGGAACTCACCACCATACCGCCAAAAGCGAACGAGCCGCCGTTGTTGGCAATGATACCCACTAAGGATCCGGACGATGCGGCGACAGGATCTATCCCACCGTCTGGTGATTCTTCTTCGGTACAAGAAGCAACGGACGATGCTAAGCTAGCTGCTGATGCTGGCACTGCTGCTGTTCTACCACCGAAACAGCTCGAAGTGAACCTAACCGAAGAGAATCCAATGCCCGTGTTTAGCGAGTGGGCCCAGAAACAAATGGCCGAGGCGGAAAAAAAGTTAGGCGAGGTGGTGAATGCGTCCGCCATGAAAAAGGGTATTAAACCAGCTGGTAGTAAATCGGGTGGTGGCGCTATGAAGCTACGTGCGAAAAATTATGCCGCACCGGAGTGTGGGGCAAAGATTATAGCTTCGAACCCAGAGGCGCAAAGTACGGGTTCTGTGCTTACCGCACCCAAGGATGAGTATCTATTGAATCCCTGCACCAGCAAGATTTGGTTCGTGGTGGAACTGTGCGAACCGGTACAGGCGGAACGGATTGAGGTTGCCAATTTTGAACTGTTCTCATCGTCACCGAAAGAGTTCACCGTGTCGGTTAGTAATCGCTTTCCGACGCGCGATTGGGCCAATGTAGGCCAGTTCACGGCGAAAGATGAACGGGATGTGCAAAGCTTTCAGTTGCATCCCCATCTGTTTGGCAAGTTCGTACGAGTCGAGATACTATCGCATTATAATCAGGAACATTTCTGTCCGGTGTCATTGTTTCGCGTGTACGGCACGTCCGAGTTTGAAGCGTTCGAAACAGACAACACACCGCTGCTGccggacgatgatgacgacgacgatgagaTTGTGTTGGGTAATGGAGTGGGAAGTAAGGTGCTGATACAGCCTGGTGAAGCAGGTGTTACTGAAGGCGGAGCAGTCCTTGATGAAGAAAATGCATCAACACCCCAAGGTGGATATCAGCACGAAGAAGGATCgctggaaaaactgggaaACGATGCGCTGGTTGGACgaagaggaggaaaaaatcCAAACAACATTCTAAAATCTGCCGGCGAGGTAGTAATGAATATGGTTAAGAAAGCTGCCGAAGCACTCGGAAAAAGTGGAAACGATAGTAACGACTCGTCGATCGGCGGCGTCACAACCGAAAGGACACCATCGGGAGGAAGTATTTCGGTTACGACTGTTCCGACGAGCCTGCCAGTAGCATCAGCGTCATCTTGCGTTACACTAGCTTATACAATACGTTGCGTTAATTGCACCGACCATTTTCGGGCTCGGCTCGAGTCTTTGATGAATTGCAAACACAATCTTCTCACTAGTCTACTAGAAGTGGCGCGAATCGAGCGATCGTTCGATTCCGCCCAGCATTTTCTATGTGCCAACGTGTTAGGGTTTAACTTACCACGATCGATACAGGGCGAGGGCCTGGGAACCGGCGAGATGTCTCCCACTGCTTGTATGAATATGCGCTACAGTGTGCTTAATCTGTTGCCGGACGAGCTGGTGGCCGGGCTTTGCAATTTGGTGGCGTTCGATCTGAATCTTATATTGAAGTCACATCGCAATAGTATGCAAGGGATGGAAATGGTAGAAGGAAGTGAGGACCAGGTGcaagaaaatgataaaaattcaTTCGAACATACGCGGGGTATTGATGTAACCAAGAATATACCAACACAACAACATGAGGAGCACACGTCTACATCGGGTAAATTAGTCAAAGATATTAATcatataccaaaaactgttgaaaacggaaacaaaccTGACCAACAAGGGCAAGATATTGCAAATGAAGAGAAAGAAGCTGTGACTCCCGGTGAAGAGGAACGTGATCAGGCTTTGTCGGAAAATTCGTCCCAAGAGGATGTGAACATGTTCAACATTGCTACTGAACCGTCGGTCTCTACTACGCCGGAACCATCTCGAGAAGAAACGTCTCACACTATGGATGGATCTAAGGATCAGGAACAATATCAGCATCAGCACCATCAAGAACatcgagaaaaggaagacTTTGCCAACAATCATCATTGGGAAACGTTGGACGATGGTATATTGGGTGTTGGCGGACACCATCCTTCGGAAATCACCGGAACAGGCCCTTCAGGTAATGGAGGTTTTACGACAGGGCCTGCCGCTATTACTGCTCCTTCGGGAATGGGAACCGGGCAACAAAAAGTGCAACCAGAGAGCGTGTTCCTACGATTATCCAACAGAATTAAG GCACTTGAACGAAATATGAGCCTTTCGGGACAGTATCTGGAGGAGTTGAGTCGCCGCTACCGTAAGCAGGTGGAAGAATTGCAGCATTCTTACGCCAAAACATTACACGAGATCCAGGAACAGAACCAACGTATGGCGGAAAGTGAGATGAAGCTGCGAGAAGTAAACGAACGTTTGCGGCAGgatctggtggaatttcaagCGACGGCCACGGATTGGCGTAACATAGCGCTGGCAGTGCTGGCTTTTATCGTACTGATGCTTTTTATTCTAGTCGCGTTGGTATGTTCGGTAGCGAAAAGTGTTAGCCGTCTGGCAAATGGACATACGGTTgacaaacagcagcaacctGCACCATTGCCACAGAGCGTTATTGACCGTGAGCTGGCACAGGTTGGTTCGGATGTGAAACCGATTCGTGGTCGAATGTTGCGAAGAAAATCAATCGATGGTATGCCGATGGGTGGGATTGACGTGACCGGTAGTACGATCAGTAGCACTTCGGGCATTATTATTGCTACCGCTGAATCATCAACGGTGGCCACGAGTATGTCACCCGCACGGTTACGCAAAAAGCGGCCGAGTGAGGAGGCGCTTAATATTAGTGGCACGTACGTAAATTTGTTGATCGATGATGAGCAGCCCGTAATTGAACCGGTAGCGTTGGAGaggaaaaaatcgaaacataaGCACCGTAAAGTGTCTGCACCGTCGATGATGGCGGGTAGTGCAACAACGCCTTATCGTAGCGGTTTTTCGCATCATGAACCAGCGAAACGATCAGTGTCCATGATCGAACCGCAGGAGCAGCAACGCTGGAGAATAACGCCAATGAATGGTAGCTCGGAACGTCAGCAAACCCCTGAGAGGGAAAACAGTGGTCGTATCGATGAGTTGCCGTATCTGGAAGATAATGATGAATTTATCATACCCACAGCAAGCGATTTATCGTACGATGAGTATGTGCCCGGCTCGAACGCTTCCGCGGTGGAGGCTGCACTGACGCCGAACGATATGGAAAGGCCCGGAAATGGAACGCCCAATAGAAACGGGAGTGTACCGCCACAGTTGCTGGCAAACGGTGGCGATGCAACAGATGGATTGGAACCGAAAGCCAACCTTACCAAATCGGCACGTCGTCTATCGTCGCCGGCATTTTTCAAAAGCTCACTGTTGCGGTCAAGTCTTGGGTCTAAAAAACGTTCGTCTAAAAAATCTGTCAATGGTAACAGTAGTAACAACACTAGCAGTaatagtagtagcagtaaTAGTTCGAACACGAGCAGTGGCAGTAACAACAGTTCCGCTGTGAAAGAGCTGGGTGCGGGCGATGCGGGTTTAGGTGAAAGCGTTCGTGCTACACCCCAGGACAGCTGGTACCGTTGGTGGTCATCGGAGCAGAGCAAAGTGCTTTCCTCCTCTACACCGTCATCTAGTCAGGAGGTTGGTGCGACACCGGATGGCAAACAACAGCCCCAACGCCAAAAGATAGAAAAAGCGAAATCAGCCAGCCCATCCGATGGTGGTTCCAAACAGTTGGAACAGGAACCGGTGAAGCTGTCCGTTTCGTTCAATGGTGATCTGCCGTCGAACGGTGTTGCGGCCACCAGTGGAAATGGTGGTGCGTTGGAACGCAAATCAAGCCGGGGCAGTATACGACGATTGTTCCGGAAGGTGTTCTAA
- the LOC128301890 gene encoding uncharacterized protein LOC128301890 isoform X2, with protein sequence MWLVGAIAERAGRMRKLTVLVTFCWVALISQIVAITNLYHDGLQDIPGPPSIITLVDNQHHELNNIESKLEENLEATLKNLSHNNVHTVQTTVPLHDEVDSQQLVGASIRTLEEQSNGTIEAQELTTIPPKANEPPLLAMIPTKDPDDAATGSIPPSGDSSSVQEATDDAKLAADAGTAAVLPPKQLEVNLTEENPMPVFSEWAQKQMAEAEKKLGEVVNASAMKKGIKPAGSKSGGGAMKLRAKNYAAPECGAKIIASNPEAQSTGSVLTAPKDEYLLNPCTSKIWFVVELCEPVQAERIEVANFELFSSSPKEFTVSVSNRFPTRDWANVGQFTAKDERDVQSFQLHPHLFGKFVRVEILSHYNQEHFCPVSLFRVYGTSEFEAFETDNTPLLPDDDDDDDEIVLGNGVGSKVLIQPGEAGVTEGGAVLDEENASTPQGGYQHEEGSLEKLGNDALVGRRGGKNPNNILKSAGEVVMNMVKKAAEALGKSGNDSNDSSIGGVTTERTPSGGSISVTTVPTSLPVASASSCVTLAYTIRCVNCTDHFRARLESLMNCKHNLLTSLLEVARIERSFDSAQHFLCANVLGFNLPRSIQGEGLGTGEMSPTACMNMRYSVLNLLPDELVAGLCNLVAFDLNLILKSHRNSMQGMEMVEGSEDQVQENDKNSFEHTRGIDVTKNIPTQQHEEHTSTSGKLVKDINHIPKTVENGNKPDQQGQDIANEEKEAVTPGEEERDQALSENSSQEDVNMFNIATEPSVSTTPEPSREETSHTMDGSKDQEQYQHQHHQEHREKEDFANNHHWETLDDGILGVGGHHPSEITGTGPSGNGGFTTGPAAITAPSGMGTGQQKVQPESVFLRLSNRIKALERNMSLSGQYLEELSRRYRKQVEELQHSYAKTLHEIQEQNQRMAESEMKLREVNERLRQDLVEFQATATDWRNIALAVLAFIVLMLFILVALVCSVAKSVSRLANGHTVDKQQQPAPLPQSVIDRELAQVGSDVKPIRGRMLRRKSIDGMPMGGIDVTGSTISSTSGIIIATAESSTVATSMSPARLRKKRPSEEALNISGTYVNLLIDDEQPVIEPVALERKKSKHKHRKVSAPSMMAGSATTPYRSGFSHHEPAKRSVSMIEPQEQQRWRITPMNGSSERQQTPERENSGRIDELPYLEDNDEFIIPTASDLSYDEYVPGSNASAVEAALTPNDMERPGNGTPNRNGSVPPQLLANGGDATDGLEPKANLTKSARRLSSPAFFKSSLLRSSLGSKKRSSKKSVNGNSSNNTSSNSSSSNSSNTSSGSNNSSAVKELGAGDAGLGESVRATPQDSWYRWWSSEQSKVLSSSTPSSSQEVGATPDGKQQPQRQKIEKAKSASPSDGGSKQLEQEPVKLSVSFNGDLPSNGVAATSGNGGALERKSSRGSIRRLFRKVF encoded by the exons ATGTGGCTGGTAGGTGCGATCGCGGAACGGGCCGGAAGAATGCGTAAGCTTACTGTGCTGGTGACCTTCTGCTGGGTTGCGCTGATCTCACAGATCGTGGCCATCACCAACCTGTACCACGATGG GTTACAAGACATTCCAGGACCACCATCGATAATAACGCTGGTGGACAATCAGCATCATGAGCTGAACAATATCGAAAGCAAGTTGGAGGAGAATTTGGAGGCAACACTGAAAAATTTATCGCACAAcaatgtacataccgtgcaAACAACCGTTCCGTTGCACGATGAAGTCGATTCTCAGCAGTTGGTTGGTGCTTCAATCAGAACCCTGGAAGAGCAAAGTAATGGTACGATCGAAGCACAGGAACTCACCACCATACCGCCAAAAGCGAACGAGCCGCCGTTGTTGGCAATGATACCCACTAAGGATCCGGACGATGCGGCGACAGGATCTATCCCACCGTCTGGTGATTCTTCTTCGGTACAAGAAGCAACGGACGATGCTAAGCTAGCTGCTGATGCTGGCACTGCTGCTGTTCTACCACCGAAACAGCTCGAAGTGAACCTAACCGAAGAGAATCCAATGCCCGTGTTTAGCGAGTGGGCCCAGAAACAAATGGCCGAGGCGGAAAAAAAGTTAGGCGAGGTGGTGAATGCGTCCGCCATGAAAAAGGGTATTAAACCAGCTGGTAGTAAATCGGGTGGTGGCGCTATGAAGCTACGTGCGAAAAATTATGCCGCACCGGAGTGTGGGGCAAAGATTATAGCTTCGAACCCAGAGGCGCAAAGTACGGGTTCTGTGCTTACCGCACCCAAGGATGAGTATCTATTGAATCCCTGCACCAGCAAGATTTGGTTCGTGGTGGAACTGTGCGAACCGGTACAGGCGGAACGGATTGAGGTTGCCAATTTTGAACTGTTCTCATCGTCACCGAAAGAGTTCACCGTGTCGGTTAGTAATCGCTTTCCGACGCGCGATTGGGCCAATGTAGGCCAGTTCACGGCGAAAGATGAACGGGATGTGCAAAGCTTTCAGTTGCATCCCCATCTGTTTGGCAAGTTCGTACGAGTCGAGATACTATCGCATTATAATCAGGAACATTTCTGTCCGGTGTCATTGTTTCGCGTGTACGGCACGTCCGAGTTTGAAGCGTTCGAAACAGACAACACACCGCTGCTGccggacgatgatgacgacgacgatgagaTTGTGTTGGGTAATGGAGTGGGAAGTAAGGTGCTGATACAGCCTGGTGAAGCAGGTGTTACTGAAGGCGGAGCAGTCCTTGATGAAGAAAATGCATCAACACCCCAAGGTGGATATCAGCACGAAGAAGGATCgctggaaaaactgggaaACGATGCGCTGGTTGGACgaagaggaggaaaaaatcCAAACAACATTCTAAAATCTGCCGGCGAGGTAGTAATGAATATGGTTAAGAAAGCTGCCGAAGCACTCGGAAAAAGTGGAAACGATAGTAACGACTCGTCGATCGGCGGCGTCACAACCGAAAGGACACCATCGGGAGGAAGTATTTCGGTTACGACTGTTCCGACGAGCCTGCCAGTAGCATCAGCGTCATCTTGCGTTACACTAGCTTATACAATACGTTGCGTTAATTGCACCGACCATTTTCGGGCTCGGCTCGAGTCTTTGATGAATTGCAAACACAATCTTCTCACTAGTCTACTAGAAGTGGCGCGAATCGAGCGATCGTTCGATTCCGCCCAGCATTTTCTATGTGCCAACGTGTTAGGGTTTAACTTACCACGATCGATACAGGGCGAGGGCCTGGGAACCGGCGAGATGTCTCCCACTGCTTGTATGAATATGCGCTACAGTGTGCTTAATCTGTTGCCGGACGAGCTGGTGGCCGGGCTTTGCAATTTGGTGGCGTTCGATCTGAATCTTATATTGAAGTCACATCGCAATAGTATGCAAGGGATGGAAATGGTAGAAGGAAGTGAGGACCAGGTGcaagaaaatgataaaaattcaTTCGAACATACGCGGGGTATTGATGTAACCAAGAATATACCAACACAACAACATGAGGAGCACACGTCTACATCGGGTAAATTAGTCAAAGATATTAATcatataccaaaaactgttgaaaacggaaacaaaccTGACCAACAAGGGCAAGATATTGCAAATGAAGAGAAAGAAGCTGTGACTCCCGGTGAAGAGGAACGTGATCAGGCTTTGTCGGAAAATTCGTCCCAAGAGGATGTGAACATGTTCAACATTGCTACTGAACCGTCGGTCTCTACTACGCCGGAACCATCTCGAGAAGAAACGTCTCACACTATGGATGGATCTAAGGATCAGGAACAATATCAGCATCAGCACCATCAAGAACatcgagaaaaggaagacTTTGCCAACAATCATCATTGGGAAACGTTGGACGATGGTATATTGGGTGTTGGCGGACACCATCCTTCGGAAATCACCGGAACAGGCCCTTCAGGTAATGGAGGTTTTACGACAGGGCCTGCCGCTATTACTGCTCCTTCGGGAATGGGAACCGGGCAACAAAAAGTGCAACCAGAGAGCGTGTTCCTACGATTATCCAACAGAATTAAG GCACTTGAACGAAATATGAGCCTTTCGGGACAGTATCTGGAGGAGTTGAGTCGCCGCTACCGTAAGCAGGTGGAAGAATTGCAGCATTCTTACGCCAAAACATTACACGAGATCCAGGAACAGAACCAACGTATGGCGGAAAGTGAGATGAAGCTGCGAGAAGTAAACGAACGTTTGCGGCAGgatctggtggaatttcaagCGACGGCCACGGATTGGCGTAACATAGCGCTGGCAGTGCTGGCTTTTATCGTACTGATGCTTTTTATTCTAGTCGCGTTGGTATGTTCGGTAGCGAAAAGTGTTAGCCGTCTGGCAAATGGACATACGGTTgacaaacagcagcaacctGCACCATTGCCACAGAGCGTTATTGACCGTGAGCTGGCACAGGTTGGTTCGGATGTGAAACCGATTCGTGGTCGAATGTTGCGAAGAAAATCAATCGATGGTATGCCGATGGGTGGGATTGACGTGACCGGTAGTACGATCAGTAGCACTTCGGGCATTATTATTGCTACCGCTGAATCATCAACGGTGGCCACGAGTATGTCACCCGCACGGTTACGCAAAAAGCGGCCGAGTGAGGAGGCGCTTAATATTAGTGGCACGTACGTAAATTTGTTGATCGATGATGAGCAGCCCGTAATTGAACCGGTAGCGTTGGAGaggaaaaaatcgaaacataaGCACCGTAAAGTGTCTGCACCGTCGATGATGGCGGGTAGTGCAACAACGCCTTATCGTAGCGGTTTTTCGCATCATGAACCAGCGAAACGATCAGTGTCCATGATCGAACCGCAGGAGCAGCAACGCTGGAGAATAACGCCAATGAATGGTAGCTCGGAACGTCAGCAAACCCCTGAGAGGGAAAACAGTGGTCGTATCGATGAGTTGCCGTATCTGGAAGATAATGATGAATTTATCATACCCACAGCAAGCGATTTATCGTACGATGAGTATGTGCCCGGCTCGAACGCTTCCGCGGTGGAGGCTGCACTGACGCCGAACGATATGGAAAGGCCCGGAAATGGAACGCCCAATAGAAACGGGAGTGTACCGCCACAGTTGCTGGCAAACGGTGGCGATGCAACAGATGGATTGGAACCGAAAGCCAACCTTACCAAATCGGCACGTCGTCTATCGTCGCCGGCATTTTTCAAAAGCTCACTGTTGCGGTCAAGTCTTGGGTCTAAAAAACGTTCGTCTAAAAAATCTGTCAATGGTAACAGTAGTAACAACACTAGCAGTaatagtagtagcagtaaTAGTTCGAACACGAGCAGTGGCAGTAACAACAGTTCCGCTGTGAAAGAGCTGGGTGCGGGCGATGCGGGTTTAGGTGAAAGCGTTCGTGCTACACCCCAGGACAGCTGGTACCGTTGGTGGTCATCGGAGCAGAGCAAAGTGCTTTCCTCCTCTACACCGTCATCTAGTCAGGAGGTTGGTGCGACACCGGATGGCAAACAACAGCCCCAACGCCAAAAGATAGAAAAAGCGAAATCAGCCAGCCCATCCGATGGTGGTTCCAAACAGTTGGAACAGGAACCGGTGAAGCTGTCCGTTTCGTTCAATGGTGATCTGCCGTCGAACGGTGTTGCGGCCACCAGTGGAAATGGTGGTGCGTTGGAACGCAAATCAAGCCGGGGCAGTATACGACGATTGTTCCGGAAGGTGTTCTAA
- the LOC128302067 gene encoding calcium and integrin-binding protein 1-like, translating to MGQVKSQFSEDELQDYEDLTYFTKKEILYAHKKFKNLAPEKVGHNKNAKLSMSKVLEYPELKANPFGDRICKVFSSSNDGDITFEDFLDMMSVFSDAAPKSVKAEHAFRIYDFDGDDMIGRNDLKQVIKRLVDYNSDLGDNDIEQLINNILEEADLDDDGALSFAEFEHIIDKSSDFINSFRIRL from the exons ATGGGTCAAGTGAAAAGTCAGTTCAGTGAGGACGAGCTTCAGGATTATGAAGATTTGACATACtttacaaagaaagaaattttGTA TGCTCACAAGAAATTCAAGAATCTCGCTCCAGAAAAGGTAGGTCACAACAAGAATGCGAAACTGTCGATGAGCAAAGTCCTTGAGTATCCGGAACTGAAGGCCAATCCCTTCGGGGATAGGATATGCAAAGTGTTTAGCTCCAGCAACGATGGTGATATAACGTTCGAGGACTTTCTTGATATGATGTCTGTGTTTTCTGATGCTGCACCAAAATCGGTGAAAGCCGAACACGCCTTTCGAATCTATG ATTTTGATGGTGATGACATGATAGGTAGGAATGATCTGAAGCAAGTTATCAAACGACTGGTAGATTACAATTCGGATCTCGGGGACAACGACATTGAACAACTCATCAAT AATATCCTTGAAGAAGCTGATttagatgatgatggtgcattGTCGTTTGCAGAATTCGAACATATTATCGACAAATCGTCTGATTTCATTAA CTCTTTCCGTATACGACTATAA
- the LOC128302068 gene encoding putative oligosaccharyltransferase complex subunit CG9662, which translates to MEALYSLPFLLFEVPNLKLKRPSWFQQPSAMTVFSFVLLSYFLVTGGIIYDVIVEPPSVGSTTDEHGHSRPVAFMPYRVNGQYIMEGLASSFLFTIGGLGFIIMDQTHTPGKPKLNKILLIAMGFIFIVVSFITTWIFMRMKLPGYLQP; encoded by the exons ATGGAAGCTCTTTACAGTTTGCCGTTCTTGCTTTTCGAGGTGCCGAACTTAAAGCTGAAGCGGCCCTCCTGGTTCCAGCAGCCCTCAGCAATGACGGTGTTTTCATTTGTATTGCTTTCGTACTTTCTGGTCACGGGAG gcATAATTTATGATGTGATCGTTGAACCACCAAGTGTAGGATCGACGACGGATGAGCATGGACATTCGCGACCGGTAGCGTTTATGCCGTACCGGGTGAACGGTCAGTATATCATGGAAGGACTTGCAAGTAGCTTCCTGTTCACGATCGGCGGTCTCGGATTCATCATAATGGATCAAACGCACACACCCGGCAAGCCGAAACTGAACAAAATTCTACTCATTGCCATGGGCTTCATCTTTATCGTGGTGTCGTTTATTACAACGTGGATTTTCATGCGAATGAAGCTACCAGGCTACCTTCAGCCTTAG